A genomic window from Ascaphus truei isolate aAscTru1 chromosome 1, aAscTru1.hap1, whole genome shotgun sequence includes:
- the LOC142488334 gene encoding LOW QUALITY PROTEIN: uncharacterized protein LOC142488334 (The sequence of the model RefSeq protein was modified relative to this genomic sequence to represent the inferred CDS: inserted 1 base in 1 codon) — MYAKIESERLLYIRLHQKQLRVDQYIHLRDAVGNDGNVDNIGKMYILPATFTGSPRHMHEYAQDAMAYVRAYGRPDFFITFTCNPAWPEIKQELEDGQAHSDRHDLIARVFRQKLITLIHIITKSYIFGQTRCWMYSIEWQKRGLPHAHILILLXRKIHSIDIDNVISAELPNPEEDPILFAIVTKNMIHGPCGNINIHAPCMKYGKCTKKFPKPFIADTQTGDDGYPQYRRRAPTDGGYTAKITIRGNKHIQVDNKWVVPYCPLLTKIYNAHINVEYCNSVKSIKYICKYVNKGSDMAIFGITNEHIRDEVTLYQLGRYISSNEAIWRIFAFPIHE; from the exons ATGTATGCTAAAATTGAAAGTGAGCGTCTTCTATACATACGTTTACATCAAAAACAACTTCGCGTTGATCAATACATACATCTCAGGGATGCTGTTGGCAACGATGGTAACGTTGACAACATAGGCAAAATGTACATTCTACCAGCAACATTCACAGGAAGTCCTCGACACATGCACGAATATGCTCAAGACGCTATGGCATATGTTCGAGCATATGGACGACCAgacttttttattacatttacatgtaATCCAGCTTGGCCAGAAATAAAACAAGAACTTGAGGATGGACAGGCACACAGCGATCGACACGACTTAATCGCCAGAGTATTTCGCCAAAAACTAATCACATTAATTCACATCATCACTAAGAGTTATATCTTTGGACAAACACGATGCTGGATGTACTCAATAGAGTGGCAGAAAAGAGGTCTTCCACATGCTCATATTCTTATATTGC AAAGAAAAATACATTCCATAGACATTGATAACGTTATCTCAGCAGAGTTGCCTAATCCAGAAGAAGACCCAATACTATTTGCAATAGTCACAAAAAATATGATTCATGGCCCATGTGGAAACATTAATATTCATGCACCATGTATGAAATACGGGAAATGCACAAAAAAATTCCCTAAACCATTCATTGCAGACACACAAACTGGAGATGATGGATATCCTCAATATCGAAGACGCGCTCCCACAGACGGTGGATACACAGCCAAAATTACTATTCGAGGCAACAAACACATCCAAGTCGACAACAAATGGGTTGTTCCATATTGTCCACTTCTAACTAAAATTTATAACGCACACATTAATGTCGAATACTGTAATTCGGTgaaatcaattaaatacatttgcaagtatGTCAACAAGGGAAGCGACATGGCCATTTTTGGAATCACAAATGAACACATCCGGGACGAAGTTACACTCTACCAGCTGGGAAGATATATAAGTAGTAATGAAGCCATTTGGAGGATTTTTGCTTTTCCCATTCACGAATGA